The following coding sequences are from one Brienomyrus brachyistius isolate T26 chromosome 15, BBRACH_0.4, whole genome shotgun sequence window:
- the LOC125708329 gene encoding zinc transporter ZIP3-like: MEIIVAKVLCLLGVFALMLAGILIPVRVLQIDYEKAQRYRKILALCNSFGGGVFLATCFNALLPAVREKVLLVLNVVQVQTDYPLAETMMMLGFFLTVFVEQTVLTFRRERPSFIDLETFNAGGSEAGSDSEYDAPFIAPPRASVRGPHQDGHHHGRLSPSDIARAGPLRLASLVLALSAHSVFEGLALGLQEDGVQLGRLFVGVAVHETLAAVALGISVAKAGLPMRDASKLGVTVSLMIPLGIGLGMGIESAHSLAGDIASVVLQGLAAGTFLFVTFFEILSHELEDKHDRLLKVLFLILGYGVLAGLVFIK; the protein is encoded by the exons ATGGAGATCATTGTGGCCAAAGTGCTCTGTCTCCTGGGAGTGTTCGCTCTCATGCTGGCTGGAATCCTCATCCCAGTGAGGGTCCTGCAAATCGACTATGAAAAAGCCCAGCGATACAGGAAGATTTTAGCTCTCTGCAATTCCTTTGGTGGCGGCGTCTTCCTTGCAACCTGTTTCAATGCCCTCCTGCCTGCAGTGAGGGAGAAG gTGCTCCTTGTCCTGAATGTGGTGCAGGTTCAGACAGATTACCCCCTCGCAGAGACCATGATGATGCTTGGCTTTTTCTTAACCGTGTTTGTAGAGCAAACAGTGCTGACTTTCCGCAGAGAGAGGCCATCATTCATTGACTTGGAGACATTCAACGCAGGGGGTTCAGAGGCTGGTAGTGACTCTGAGTACGACGCACCATTTATCGCACCCCCCAGGGCCTCTGTTCGCGGTCCCCACCAGGACGGCCACCACCACGGACGCCTCAGCCCTTCAGATATAGCGCGGGCAGGTCCGCTGAGACTCGCCAGCTTGGTCCTGGCCCTGTCTGCCCATTCGGTCTTTGAGGGTCTGGCCCTGGGGCtgcaggaggatggggtccagcTGGGACGACTTTTTGTAGGGGTGGCTGTTCATGAGACCTTGGCCGCTGTGGCTCTCGGTATCAGTGTGGCTAAAGCAGGCCTGCCCATGCGGGACGCTAGCAAGCTCGGGGTCACCGTCAGCCTCATGATCCCTCTGGGAATAGGGCTGGGGATGGGCATCGAGAGTGCCCACAGCCTGGCTGGGGACATCGCTTCTGTCGTGCTCCAAGGCTTGGCCGCTGGCACCTTCCTCTTTGTCACCTTCTTCGAAATACTGTCCCATGAGCTTGAGGACAAGCATGACCGTCTACTCAAGGTGCTCTTCCTCATTTTGGGATACGGTGTGCTTGCAGGCCTCGTCTTCATAaaatag
- the sgta gene encoding small glutamine-rich tetratricopeptide repeat-containing protein alpha: MTDTKRLAFSIIQFLHEQLNSGGLSSDAQESLEVAIQCLETAFGVSIDDRSLAVKETLPEIFALGASKSQDTPEVKINLVADSPTEEQVIEAERLKTEGNDQMKIDNFNAAVELYSKAIELNPKSAVYFCNRAAAYSKLENYAGAVQDCELAIGIDPSYSKAYGRMGLALASLNKHTEAVNYYKKALELDPDNETYKSNLKIAEQKMRETSSPMGGMGGVDLAGLLSNPGFMNMASSLMNNPQVQQLMSGMMSGAYGPVGGAAAPGGGTNDLSGLIQAGQQFAQQMQQQNPELIEQLRSQIRSRTPSASNEDQP; encoded by the exons ATGACAGACACAAAGCGTCTAGCATTCTCCATCATCCAGTTTCTACACGAGCAGTTAAACTCTGGGGGTCTGTCATCAGATGCACAGGAAAGCTTGGAGG TTGCTATACAATGCCTGGAAACAGCTTTTGGTGTCTCAATTGACGACCGGAGCCTTGCAGTCAAAGAGACGTTACCAGAGATTTTTGCCCTGGGTGCTTCAAAG TCCCAAGATACCCCAGAAGTAAAGATAAACTTAGTGGCAGATTCCCCGACTGAGGAGCAAGTCATTGAGGCAGAAAGACTAAAGACGGAAG gtaACGACCAGATGAAAATTGATAACTTCAATGCAGCGGTGGAGTTGTACTCTAAAGCCATCGAGTTAAACCCGAAAAGTGCAGTGTATTTTTGCAATAG GGCTGCTGCTTACAGCAAATTGGAGAATTACGCAGGAGCGGTACAGGACTGTGAGCTTGCTATTGGGATAGACCCCAGTTACAGTAAAGCCTATGGGAGAATGGG ATTGGCTCTGGCAAGTTTAAACAAACACACGGAAGCGGTAAATTACTACAAGAAAGCGTTGGAGTTGGACCCAGACAACGAGACCTACAAATCGAACCTGAAGATCGCTGAACAGAAAATGAGGGAGACATCAAGCCCG ATGGGTGGGATGGGTGGAGTTGACCTGGCTGGTTTGCTTAGTAATCCTGGGTTTATGAACATG GCGTCGTCTCTAATGAATAACCCACAAGTACAGCAGCT GATGTCAGGGATGATGTCAGGAGCGTACGGTCCTGTTGGGGGGGCTGCGGCTCCCGGGGGAGGTACAAATGACCTCTCTGGCCTCATCCAAGC GGGCCAGCAGTTTGCACAGCAGATGCAGCAGCAGAACCCAGAGTTGATCGAGCAGCTGAGGAGTCAGATTCGCAGCCGAACACCGAGCGCCAGCAATGAGGATCAACCTTGA
- the nwd1 gene encoding NACHT domain- and WD repeat-containing protein 1, whose translation MSIKEAVGLGLLMGQLPEDLEIRSNVVRVFISSTFSDMSIERYTLLEKAYPELQAFCQSLGLVFEVVDLKWGVYDAVAVDHMTTELCLEEIRSCKRVSVGPSITVLLGNCYGHRPIPRLIPENEFELLLAKMAQNEEGIRLLRQWFWKDDNSAPPTYVLQPISTHFPYYSDIGSEDGSSHDSDVISWQLTEARILGLLRTAALQASEDGDLSTEQKQIYFKSVSEWEIGQGLLGIRNSNQHAVVFVRELPRLKKNESQGALGKFIDFTANGLVDTEAQDLLSALKSRIYATCSDFLNLHCLELRKGRINPSCKEHAQYLQSFCEQFVSQMKAKIKWATAQTPDQEWCWLLKEISHHLVLSSAKCAVFCGREHLLGRLCLHMWESASDRHSPLVVHGPSGIGKTALLCKLAQEMRGVLGPKAVVVLRLLGSSPLSSDISTVLKSICLQICGACSLPLPNSLTTNNHEALTRFFHLTLTRVSQKRQPLFIILDGLDYLSKTCHAHRLYWLPKEIPPNVHLVVSTQENSQHILNNLEGLIEPKHFFEVEQLTFDQAKDVIHAYMSKVKRRLTPEQHNVILSIIKISGNPLLLMLALNTARRWASYTPVSEEQLGTTLQQAVYILLQGLEKKHGKLLVSSALGYIVSSRDGASEAELRDLLSLDDEVLAEVYRYKLPINHTVVRLPPLLWTRLRHDIDEYLLEKEADGIKVLGFCNRHFTETVQEMYLSSEQRTKRHQVFSEYFLGCWSQGRVKHLQLPSFQTKLNADRKVISQPLWFAEGVANKRKLRELPYHLIHGGSWEELLQEVIGNAEWLWCQTLTCGVASIIEDLSLCLEVHDCPETELVRDMFLLMKPTLDSIEGQMDPSLFYTEIFARLYSLAEMYPSIIGRLYSQCQDWFDSSPNPILVPSCGFFQSPGGPLKTVLTGSQKGITGMDICQEKHLLAAGTTDGSVIVWHLDDLGVAYTLTGHTDAVLQVKIISRGTRCLSLACDGTLRLWSLLSGGQLHILDEFSTDAQLPPQIHVVEGMPLFCSSCGTKIKAWQLETAEPLFQLEGAGEKPIMLGFLGEALAVLSNPGLLTLYDSFTGVEKTQVCLTADHQKLTAACTVTLPARDGLVVGSKEGGLYLVSSQGSHDVARLSSPVSFLVPSGDETLLCAGYEKQVAMFHVQAGSMQRFLAQAFQHEDTVWTAVIPGLRRLLITGSEDHIIREWCLSTGDLLDSFVGMGARVTGLVMYGDTVIAASSDAPPLKLWRLNYNRKHKTASCIPASGPLVTLSRDGERACFLQHGDRKQVVLWDCLTGTPAETIAVSSEVSCMELAQKKKLLFCGVKTGTILIYPLENLPETLCLPPPETLPRVCCMAVSQAEDRMAVAYQESISVFEITERDRFPCVEGPFQTLPLSLFHSPISCMALLSDCRLLKGSNCGQVALYDFKNTCVTSLGRHQTKITCITVSRTDSLALIGSQDSVQRLWSLSPLKLHYTMEQQGFILEGVLCSAFSENGQYIFTGSQDRTIKVWDVISGNLLVIQYVYAPVTTILPYKEGFVAVSQLGHVIKEKFQCPRQVNLQDSRLQHFQRQYRITPREREPETLPSTTTKSTQQKSAQPQLAKTKSLHTCCVL comes from the exons ATGTCAATCAAAGAAGCAGTGGGCTTAGGGCTGCTAATGGGTCAGTTACCAGAGGATCTGGAGATCAGGTCCAACGTGGTGCGGGTCTTCATTAGCTCAACATTCTCAG ATATGAGCATCGAGAGGTATACTTTATTGGAAAAGGCATATCCAGAACTTCAAGCTTTCTGTCAGAGTTTGGGCCTAGTCTTTGAG GTTGTGGATTTAAAATGGGGAGTTTATGATGCAGTTGCTGTGGATCATATGACCACTGAACTGTGTCTAGAGGAGATACGATCCTGTAAGAGGGTGTCTGTGGGCCCAAGCATCACT GTTCTACTGGGAAATTGCTATGGACATCGCCCTATTCCCCGGCTGATCCCAGAGAATGAGTTTGAGCTGCTGTTGGCCAAAATGGCTCAGAATGAGGAGGGAATAAGGTTGCTGAGGCAGTGGTTCTGGAAGGATGATAACTCTGCTCCGCCCACCTATGTCCTGCAGCCAATAAGCACTCACTTCCCTTATTATTCTGACATTGGGTCTGAAGATGGTTCCTCGCATGACAGTGATGTCATCAGCTGGCAACTGACCGAGGCTCGGATTTTGGGGCTTCTTCGTACTGCTGCCCTACAGGCTTCCGAGGACGGAGATCTCAGCACAGAGCAGAAACAGATATACTTTAAATCCG TGAGCGAGTGGGAGATTGGACAGGGCCTCCTTGGGATTCGAAACAGCAACCAGCATGCTGTGGTTTTCGTGAGGGAATTACCACGGCTGAAGAAGAACGAAAGCCAGGGAGCGCTCGGCAAGTTCATTGACTTCACTGCAAATGGTCTGGTAGATACCGAAGCGCAGGACCTTCTGTCAGCGCTCAAGTCCCGCATCTATGCCACGTGTTCTGACTTTCTGAATTTGCATTGTTTGGAGCTTAGGAAAGGCAGAATTAATCCCAGCTGCAAAGAACATGCCCAGTATCTCCAAAGTTTCTGTGAACAATTTGTTTCTCAAATGAAGGCAAAGATCAAGTGGGCAACGGCGCAGACACCAGATCAAGAGTGGTGCTGGTTGCTGAAGGAGATCAGCCATCACCTGGTGCTAAGTTCCGCTAAGTGTGCCGTCTTTTGTGGAAGAGAACATCTCTTGGGCAGGCTCTGTCTCCACATGTGGGAATCTGCCAGTGACCGTCACTCTCCGCTCGTTGTGCACGGACCTTCGGGAATCGGCAAGACCGCGCTATTGTGCAAACTGGCGCAGGAGATGCGTGGGGTTCTGGGCCCGAAGGCCGTGGTTGTCCTCAGGCTTTTAGGAAGCTCTCCCTTGAGCTCTGACATCAGCACTGTCCTCAAGAGCATCTGTTTACAAATATGCGGAGCTTGTAGTTTGCCGCTGCCAAACTCACTAACCACCAACAACCACGAAGCTCTAACAAGGTTTTTTCATCTCACTCTTACTAGGGTATCACAAAAGAGGCAGCCACTCTTCATTATACTGGACGGCCTAGACTATCTTTCAAAGACCTGTCATGCTCACAGGCTATACTGGCTTCCCAAAGAGATTCCCCCAAATGTCCATCTTGTGGTGTCCACGCAGGAGAACAGTCAACATATCTTAAATAACTTGGAGGGATTGATAGAACCAAAACACTTCTTTGAGGTTGAGCAGTTGACGTTTGATCAAGCGAAAGATGTCATCCATGCTTACATGAGCAAAGTGAAGCGTCGCCTGACTCCAGAGCAGCACAATGTGATTCTGAGCATCATAAAGATCTCTGGCAATCCACTGTTGCTCATGCTGGCTCTGAACACAGCGAGGCGTTGGGCGTCATACACCCCGGTTTCAGAGGAACAGCTGGGCACCACCTTGCAGCAGGCTGTCtacatattattgcagggcCTGGAGAAGAAACATGGGAAGCTACTGGTCAGCTCTGCACTTGGATACATTGTATCATCAAG AGATGGGGCATCAGAGGCGGAGCTTCGTGACCTGCTTTCGCTGGACGATGAGGTACTAGCTGAGGTGTACCGGTACAAGCTGCCTATAAATCACACTGTTGTCCGTCTTCCCCCCTTGCTGTGGACACGACTGAGGCATGACATTGATGAATATCTACTGGAGAAAGAGGCAGATGGAATCAAGGTGCTTGGTTTCTGTAATAG GCATTTTACTGAAACGGTACAGGAGATGTACCTGTCTTCAGAGCAGAGGACCAAGAGACATCAGGTGTTCTCCGAGTACTTCCTGGGGTGTTGGAGCCAGGGCAGAGTCAAGCATCTCCAGCTGCCTTCCTTTCAAACCAAACTGAATGctgacaggaag GTGATCTCTCAGCCCTTATGGTTTGCTGAGGGTGTTGCCAATAAGCGAAAGCTACGAGAGCTACCCTACCATCTGATTCAtggagggagctgggaggaactGCTTCAGGAAGTCATCG GCAATGCAGAGTGGCTGTGGTGTCAGACCTTGACCTGTGGGGTGGCCAGCATTATCGAGGACCTGTCACTCTGCCTGGAGGTCCACGACTGTCCTGAGACAGAGCTGGTCCGAGACATGTTCCTACTCATGAAACCTACTTTGGACAGTATAGAGGGACAGATGG ACCCATCCCTCTTCTACACTGAGATCTTCGCCAGGCTATACTCCCTTGCTGAGATGTATCCTTCTATCATTGGTCGGCTGTACTCCCAGTGTCAGGACTGGTTCGATTCATCGCCCAATCCAATTCTTGTTCCCAGTTGTGGCTTCTTTCAGTCACCAGGGGGACCACTGAAGACAGTCCTCACTGGTTCCCAAAAAG GGATCACTGGAATGGATATTTGCCAAGAAAAACATCTCCTGGCAGCGGGCACAACAGATGGCAGTGTGATAGTGTGGCACCTGGACGACCTGGGGGTCGCCTACACACTTACTGGGCACACAG ATGCCGTGCTGCAGGTGAAGATAATCAGCAGAGGGACCCGGTGTCTGTCCTTAGCGTGTGACGGAACACTGAGGCTGTGGAGTCTCCTGAGTGGCGGGCAGCTACACATCCTGGACGAGTTTTCCACGGATGCCCAGCTGCCGCCACAGATCCATGTGGTGGAAGGGATGCCGCTGTTCTGCTCCTCATGTGGAACAAAG ATAAAAGCATGGCAGCTTGAAACTGCAGAACCACTCTTCCAGCTGGAAGGCGCTGGCGAGAAGCCGATCATGCTGGGGTTTCTGGGCGAGGCACTCGCGGTCCTCTCCAATCCAGGACTCCTCACGCTATACGACTCGTTTACTGGTGTGGAGAAGACACAGGTCTGCTTAACGGCCGATCACCAGAAGCTGACAGCCGCATGTACAGTGACCCTTCCGGCTCGAGACGGGCTGGTCGTCGGGTCCAAGGAGGGCGGCCTTTACCTG GTTTCAAGTCAGGGGTCACACGATGTGGCAAGACTCTCCTCTCCAGTTTCATTCCTCGTCCCTTCTGGCGATGAAACGCTGCTGTGTGCAG GTTACGAGAAGCAGGTAGCCATGTTCCACGTGCAGGCTGGCTCGATGCAAAGGTTCCTGGCTCAGGCGTTCCAGCACGAGGACACTGTGTGGACGGCAGTCATACCCGGCCTTCGCAGGCTGCTCATCACCGGCTCCGAGGACCACATCATACGG GAGTGGTGTCTGTCCACGGGAGACCTCCTGGACTCCTTTGTTGGCATGGGGGCCCGTGTCACAGGGTTGGTCATGTACGGAGACACGGTCATCGCGGCCTCCAGCGATGCCCCGCCGCTGAAGCTTTGGCGGCTCAATTACAATCGCAAGCACAAGACCGCGAGCTGCATCCCGGCCAGCGGGCCGCTCGTGACCCTGTCACGCGATGGTGAGAGGGCCTGCTTCCTACAGCACGGTGACAGGAAGCAGGTCGTCTTGTGGGACTGCCTCACAG gaactccagctgaaaCCATCGCCGTGTCGTCTGAAGTGAGCTGCATGGAGTTAGCCCAGAAGAAGAAGCTGCTCTTCTGCGGTGTGAAGACCGGCACCATTTTGATCTACCCTTTAGAAAACCTGCCTGAGACCCTGTGTCTCCCCCCGCCTGAGACTCTGCCCAGGGTCTGCTGCATGGCGGTGAGCCAGGCGGAGGACAGGATGGCCGTGGCCTACCAGGAAAGCATCAGCGTGTTTGAGATCACAGAGCGAGACAGATTCCCCTGCGTGGAGGGTCCCTTTCAGACGCTGCCCCTGTCCCTGTTCCACTCTCCCATCTCTTGCATGGCTCTGCTGTCAGATTGCAGGTTGCTTAAAGGTTCAAATTGTGGGCAAGTCGCACTGTATGACTTTAAAAATACCTGCGTGACTTCCCTGGGGAGACACCAAACAAAGATTACGTGCATCACGGTGAGTAGGACGGACTCGCTCGCTCTGATTGGCTCCCAGGACTCGGTCCAGAGGCTGTGGAGTCTGTCCCCTCTAAAGCTGCATTACACGATGGAGCAGCAG GGTTTCATTTTAGAGggtgttctgtgttcagctttttCGGAAAACGGACAGTATATCTTCACAGGGTCCCAAGACCGAACTATTAAAGTCTGGGATGTCATTAGTG GAAACCTACTAGTTATTCAGTACGTCTACGCCCCCGTCACCACAATTTTGCCATACAAGGAGGGGTTTGTGGCAGTTTCACAGCTGGGTCATGTGATCAAAGAGAAATTCCAGTGTCCAAGGCAAGTGAACCTGCAGGATAGTCGACTCCAACACTTCCAGAGGCAGTACAGAATCACACCCAGAGAGAGGGAGCCTGAAACTCTGCCTTCAACCACGACTAAAAGCACACAGCAGAAGTCTGCCCAACCCCAGCTTGCTAAGACTAAGTCTCTACACACATGCTGTGTGTTATAA